The following coding sequences are from one Granulicella arctica window:
- the dgt gene encoding dGTP triphosphohydrolase, which yields MDEYLFTRMYPAPLRASRTPFQRDRERIVQARAFRRLAGKTQVFTSRASDHFRSRLTHTMEVAQIARTVSASLGLNEDLAEALALVHDIGHPPFGHAGERALDRCLRRHGLRFDHNLHALRIVEHFEQRYAAHRGLNLTLGIREGIIKHSRDYTNEQYPMLAEYFLDQRPPLEAQLIDLADEIAYLTADLDDGVESGLLEIAHIRENVTVLARCYAIVEKEHPGIEDKFLFHEALQLMQNVLTEDLIENTRHNVLAIGAESLAAIRAHSERLAVFSPEVEAERLQEKQYLYDTLYTCEALSLEHDKAEEVVTALFDYWISEPEELPQGYFDEVQTEGLARVVADYIAGMTDSFILLQYAAIKRAIRR from the coding sequence GTGGACGAATACCTGTTCACGCGCATGTATCCGGCGCCTCTACGTGCCTCACGCACTCCATTTCAACGTGATCGTGAGCGCATCGTTCAGGCTCGGGCCTTTCGCCGTCTGGCGGGCAAAACCCAAGTGTTTACCAGTCGAGCCTCCGATCATTTTCGAAGCCGCTTGACGCACACCATGGAGGTGGCGCAGATAGCCAGAACTGTTTCTGCATCGCTGGGGCTCAATGAAGACCTGGCGGAAGCGCTCGCACTCGTTCATGACATCGGACATCCTCCGTTTGGACATGCTGGAGAACGTGCGCTCGACCGCTGCCTGCGCCGTCATGGTCTTCGCTTCGATCACAACTTACATGCTCTGCGTATTGTCGAACACTTCGAGCAGCGCTATGCTGCGCATCGCGGGCTAAATCTGACGCTGGGTATTCGTGAAGGCATCATCAAACACTCGCGCGACTATACCAATGAGCAGTACCCGATGCTTGCAGAATATTTTCTCGACCAGCGCCCCCCACTGGAAGCACAGCTGATCGACCTGGCAGACGAAATCGCATACCTAACAGCCGACTTGGACGATGGTGTTGAGTCAGGACTTTTAGAGATCGCACACATCCGCGAAAACGTCACGGTACTGGCGCGATGCTATGCCATTGTTGAGAAGGAGCATCCCGGAATTGAGGATAAGTTCCTCTTCCACGAGGCGCTGCAATTGATGCAGAACGTCCTCACAGAAGATTTGATCGAGAATACCCGCCACAATGTGCTGGCTATCGGTGCCGAGTCGCTCGCCGCTATTCGCGCCCACAGTGAGCGGCTAGCGGTTTTTTCTCCAGAGGTTGAGGCCGAACGCCTACAGGAAAAGCAATATCTTTATGACACCTTGTATACCTGCGAGGCGCTTTCGCTCGAGCACGACAAGGCTGAGGAAGTTGTCACTGCGTTGTTCGACTATTGGATCAGTGAACCCGAAGAGTTACCGCAAGGCTACTTTGATGAGGTGCAGACTGAAGGCCTTGCTCGGGTCGTGGCCGATTATATTGCCGGGATGACGGACAGCTTCATCCTATTGCAATACGCTGCGATCAAGCGTGCGATCCGGCGATAG